Proteins encoded within one genomic window of Lysinibacillus sphaericus:
- a CDS encoding methyl-accepting chemotaxis protein: MVFFINKSNKWDQYINASKTDLPKVGERAKERLSFLGVDQETLNRVKQSANILAPFKKEMIDKFYGRIQSEHIFNQLIVQHATVDRLREKIEQYIDQFLEAEVDQHYIVTRIKIGEYNSRINLTAENFVAAHDLLIQIMTTILMEKLHRHPKRMIESVVAVQKLAAYDKQLIVEVYMENTFKYFLNEVSDMLNDMMSLDTIKQLLSNMQKKIDETHSVTAATEEMSASIHGVANYAVEVAEGTDEAVHSAEESGKVVDETMEDIKQVGHVYGKIVKNVEQLNQEIDYTQDIVRIIKEIADQTNLLALNASIEAARAGEHGRGFSVVASEVRKLSEHTKEEIVKIIANMESLQNVSLEVIEGIDQTEKLVEKSVVGAESASEALISIVEMMKGINESTSQIAAMSEEQTATIVDIASRNASIYDNSVESQEISKRTAKTFFEISNKMDTYRKKFLNINVKLTSKDILKVAKTDHLLWKWRVYNLILGIGTIDSKEMISHKECRLGNWYYGDLPNHVKSKKTFKDLEQPHMKVHQSAQLAVKCFEMNDPIGIEKAFEELEKYSEIVLGLLTDLEKEL, from the coding sequence ATGGTCTTTTTCATAAATAAATCTAACAAATGGGATCAATATATAAATGCTTCAAAAACAGACTTACCTAAAGTAGGGGAACGAGCGAAGGAGCGCTTATCGTTCTTAGGTGTTGACCAAGAAACGCTTAATAGGGTAAAACAATCAGCGAATATATTAGCTCCTTTTAAGAAGGAAATGATTGATAAATTTTACGGAAGAATACAATCTGAACATATATTTAATCAACTTATTGTGCAACACGCCACAGTCGATCGTCTAAGAGAGAAGATAGAACAATATATCGATCAATTTTTAGAAGCGGAAGTAGATCAGCATTATATCGTGACGCGAATAAAAATAGGGGAGTACAATAGTCGAATTAATTTGACAGCAGAAAATTTTGTTGCTGCACATGATTTGCTGATTCAGATAATGACCACAATTTTAATGGAAAAACTACATCGACATCCTAAGCGTATGATAGAAAGTGTGGTTGCTGTACAAAAGCTAGCAGCCTATGACAAACAATTAATCGTTGAAGTATATATGGAAAATACGTTTAAATACTTTTTAAACGAAGTATCCGACATGTTAAATGATATGATGAGTTTAGATACAATCAAACAACTGCTTTCGAATATGCAGAAAAAGATAGATGAGACCCATAGTGTAACTGCCGCAACGGAAGAAATGAGCGCTTCTATACATGGGGTAGCAAATTATGCAGTAGAAGTAGCAGAAGGAACAGATGAGGCGGTTCATTCAGCGGAAGAAAGCGGAAAAGTCGTAGATGAAACGATGGAAGATATAAAGCAAGTCGGTCATGTATATGGAAAAATTGTAAAGAATGTAGAACAACTGAATCAAGAAATTGACTATACACAGGATATTGTGAGAATCATTAAAGAAATCGCTGATCAAACCAACTTATTAGCACTTAACGCATCCATTGAAGCGGCTCGTGCAGGGGAGCATGGACGTGGTTTTTCGGTAGTTGCTTCAGAGGTGAGAAAGCTGTCAGAGCATACGAAGGAAGAAATCGTGAAGATTATTGCTAATATGGAGTCATTGCAAAATGTATCTTTGGAAGTCATTGAAGGGATTGACCAAACGGAAAAATTAGTTGAAAAGAGTGTTGTAGGGGCAGAAAGTGCAAGTGAAGCATTAATCAGTATCGTTGAAATGATGAAAGGGATTAATGAATCAACCTCCCAAATCGCAGCGATGAGTGAAGAGCAAACCGCTACGATTGTGGACATCGCTTCACGAAATGCCAGTATCTATGATAATAGTGTGGAATCACAAGAAATATCAAAACGAACAGCAAAAACATTTTTTGAAATTAGTAATAAAATGGATACGTATCGAAAAAAATTCTTAAATATCAATGTGAAACTAACATCAAAAGATATTTTAAAAGTGGCGAAAACGGACCATTTACTATGGAAATGGCGAGTGTATAACTTAATTTTAGGCATAGGGACGATTGACTCAAAAGAAATGATTTCACATAAAGAATGTAGGCTAGGCAATTGGTATTACGGAGATTTACCTAATCATGTGAAAAGCAAAAAAACATTTAAAGACTTGGAACAACCGCATATGAAAGTACATCAAAGTGCTCAACTGGCAGTGAAATGTTTTGAAATGAATGATCCTATAGGAATAGAGAAAGCCTTTGAAGAATTAGAGAAATATTCCGAAATTGTTTTGGGTTTATTAACGGATTTAGAGAAAGAACTTTAG
- a CDS encoding methyl-accepting chemotaxis protein, whose translation MSIKKKIYLGFGSIMLFLLLSSTIAFVQLKSVNNKYSFTIEDRVYKLLQVDAILNASSLQGLYIRSYILDPSDETIKNLEKQEELIEEKTAELEKIIKNPEMQKQLQSIKENQAKFNQGAQDIINTYDKEDVQASIEKIQVLVRPANEGIQLAVNKISVYQKELMEKANTEATKIANNSSMIILGIAIVTTILALLISVFITRLITVPINKLNATAKVIAEGDLSGEDINVKTNDEIGVLADSFNEMKRRLHSIINNVAANVEQTTAAAEQLAASTDQVAISSNEVANRIEVTSEGANQSAITGRESATAMDETAHGVQRIAEATQLLNSKALDTQVIANEGGKTLQTAENQMAVIQQSSHETNERIKQLSAQSTEIEKIIKVITDITEQTNLLALNAAIEAARAGEHGKGFAVVADEVRKLAEESKASAHQIVDLTTSIQQETNAVEKAVSVTVQNVEEGVTFIQNAQVSFDTIMKAIQEITSQIEDVSASTEEISASTEEVAASVNEMASAATTAAEQSEMIAAAVEEQTATIQEINAVAKSLSEGAMTVQEEINKFKI comes from the coding sequence ATGTCAATTAAAAAGAAAATTTACTTAGGGTTTGGTAGTATTATGTTATTTCTACTACTTAGTTCTACCATTGCATTTGTCCAATTAAAAAGTGTTAATAACAAGTATTCATTTACTATAGAAGACAGAGTCTATAAACTTTTACAAGTCGATGCAATATTAAACGCATCTTCTTTACAAGGTCTTTACATTCGTTCTTACATACTTGATCCAAGTGATGAAACAATTAAAAACCTGGAAAAACAGGAAGAACTAATCGAAGAAAAAACTGCAGAATTAGAAAAAATAATAAAAAATCCTGAAATGCAAAAACAACTTCAAAGTATAAAAGAAAACCAAGCAAAATTTAATCAAGGTGCGCAAGATATTATCAATACATATGACAAAGAAGATGTTCAAGCTTCAATTGAAAAAATACAAGTCTTGGTGCGTCCTGCAAACGAAGGTATTCAACTTGCGGTGAATAAAATTTCTGTTTATCAAAAGGAGTTGATGGAAAAGGCGAACACGGAAGCAACTAAAATTGCAAATAATAGTTCAATGATCATTTTAGGTATTGCTATCGTAACCACAATTCTTGCTCTTCTCATTTCAGTATTTATTACTCGTTTAATTACTGTACCTATTAATAAACTAAATGCTACTGCAAAAGTTATTGCTGAGGGTGATTTAAGCGGAGAAGATATAAATGTGAAAACAAACGATGAAATTGGAGTATTAGCTGATTCATTTAATGAAATGAAAAGGAGATTACATTCAATTATTAATAATGTTGCTGCAAATGTAGAGCAGACAACGGCCGCTGCTGAACAATTAGCAGCCAGTACAGATCAAGTAGCTATCTCATCCAATGAAGTAGCCAATCGAATAGAGGTAACATCAGAGGGTGCTAATCAATCAGCTATAACGGGACGAGAAAGTGCGACCGCGATGGATGAAACTGCCCATGGTGTACAACGAATTGCAGAAGCAACACAGCTACTTAATTCAAAAGCATTAGACACACAAGTGATTGCCAATGAAGGCGGAAAAACATTACAGACCGCAGAAAACCAAATGGCTGTTATTCAACAATCTTCTCATGAGACAAATGAGCGAATTAAACAGTTAAGTGCACAATCAACAGAGATAGAAAAAATTATAAAAGTTATTACGGATATTACGGAGCAAACAAATCTTCTTGCCCTTAATGCAGCTATCGAAGCGGCACGTGCTGGTGAGCATGGAAAAGGTTTTGCAGTCGTTGCCGATGAAGTTCGGAAGCTTGCAGAAGAATCAAAGGCTTCTGCTCATCAAATTGTTGATCTAACAACATCTATTCAACAAGAAACAAATGCAGTTGAAAAGGCAGTGAGTGTCACTGTGCAAAATGTCGAAGAAGGTGTTACCTTTATCCAAAATGCCCAAGTATCATTTGATACTATTATGAAGGCCATTCAAGAAATTACTTCTCAAATTGAAGATGTTTCAGCTTCTACTGAAGAAATTTCGGCAAGTACTGAAGAAGTTGCCGCTTCAGTAAATGAAATGGCTTCTGCTGCAACTACCGCCGCAGAACAATCCGAAATGATTGCTGCAGCCGTAGAAGAACAAACAGCAACGATTCAAGAAATCAATGCTGTAGCTAAATCGTTAAGTGAAGGTGCAATGACAGTGCAAGAAGAAATTAATAAATTTAAAATATAA